DNA sequence from the Acidimicrobiales bacterium genome:
TTGCCGACGAGCGTGCGAGCGCCGTCAGGGGTCAGCGCGACCCGCTTTTCGGCTTCGGTCGGCTCTGCGGGCACGCCGACCCGCATCAGCTGTCGTCTCCTGTACCCGCCACGCCCACGATGAGGGCAGGCTACCGGTTCACTCCGGGCACGTCCGGTCTCACGCAGCTGGGCGTCGCGGCCGGCCGTGCACCGATGTGGTTCAGCCGGGGTGTGGTTCGTGCAGGTTCCAGCGGGGGAAGGACCGCGCGAGATCGCTGCTGCCGTGCACCCGGATGTCGCCCGAACTCGTGACGTCACGCCAGGACCGGGCACCGCGGTGCCAGTCGACGAATGCCTGAGACGATGACTCGACCCACAGCCCGGGGTCACCGCCGGGGTCGCTGTGGCAGACCTCGGCCGATCGGTTCTGGACGAGGAGCCAGTAGTCGCGCTCGCCGCGGCGTTCCTCGGGGAAGCGGAAGGCGACCACCACCCGGTTCTCGGGCAGTACGTCCCGGTCGAGTTGGACGCGGCACCAGGCCCATAGGGCGAAGCCGGGGTCGCAGTGTCGGGGTTCGATCTCCACCCAGCGTTCACCCCAGGAGGCCATGGCGTAGATGGTGTCCGCGAGGTCCCGACCGCCGTCGGTGAGCGAATAGAGCGAACCGCGACCGGTCGGCTTGGGCCTGGTCTCGATCACACCGGCCCGCTCGAGCTCGCGTAGTCGGGCGACGAGGGTCGATCGCGACATCGCCGGCACACCACCGGCGATGGCCGAGAACGTCTCCGCGCCGAATAGCAGGTTCCGCACGATCAGGGGCGTCCAGCGCTCGGCCAGGATCTCGGCTGTCCTGGCGATGGGACAGTACTGGCCGTAGGTCCGCATGTGACCTCCGTCGGTGGCGGAGTTCGATATCGGTACTTTACGCCGGCGATGGGTGGCGGATCATGACGACATGACAGATTCACAGCACGGCCAGGTCGTCGCCGCCGCGGCGGAGGTGTACGAGAACTTCTTCGTACCGGCACTGTTCGGCCAGTTCGCCGAACCTCTCCTCGACGCGACTGGCGTCGAGCACGGACATCGGGTCCTCGACGTCGGTTGTGGCACCGGGATCGTTGCCCGGACAGCCGCCCGGCGGGTCGGACCGGACGGCGCGGTGACCGGCCTCGACCCCAACCCGGGCATGCTCGATGTCGCCCGACGCACCTCACCCGACCTGACCTGGAGAGACGGTTTCGCCGAGGCGCTGCCTTTCGACGACGGCTCGTTCGATCGCGCCGTCTGTCAGTTCGCGCTGATGTTTTTCCGCGACCGCCAGCGCTCCCTCGGCGAGATCGCGCGGGTGGTCGCCGCGGGCGGGCGCGTCGGCGTCGCGGTGTGGTCGCCGGTGGCGGAGAGCCCCGGGTACGCCGCGATGGTCGACCTCCTGGAGCGCCTCTTCGGTGAGGACGCGGCCAGCGCCCTGCGGGCGCCGTTCATCCTCGGCACGGCCAAGACGCTCCGGACGCTCCTCGAGACAGCGCTGGTGGACGTGGACGTCACCCGCATCGAGGGGACCGCCCGCTTCGCTTCGATCGAGGACTGGGTCCACACCGACGTTCGCGGATGGACCCTCGCCGAGCTGATCGACGACGACGGTGAGGCGCGGCTCCTTCGGGCCGCCCGTGCCGAGATGACACCGTTCGTCGAGGCCGACGGGTCGGTGTCGTTCGCTGCTCCGGCGCTGGTCGGGACCGGCACCGTGCCTTGACCCTTTCTCATGATCTGAGCGGAATGGCCGATCTCACTCGGACAGGAGGCGGCCATGACGACACGCGACGACGATTTCCACCGGCGGGTCCTGGACGTGATCGGCCAGCCCGTTGTCGTCGTCGACGCCGATCGACGGATCCTGTACGCCAACCGCGCCGCAAGCGCGGTGCACGGCTGGGCGGCATCAGACGTGCTCGACGTACCGACGTCGGAGATTCTCCCGGCGATGTCACCGAGCGACGTCGGATGCTTCGAGGATGATCTCGATGCGGGAAGGCAGTGGTCCGGGCACACCTACCTCCGGGACAGGTCCGGCGTGGAGTTCCCGGCGTTGTTGACGGTCAGCCCCGTGTCGGACGAAGAAACCGGGCACCACGACTTCTACGTGGGGATCTCGGCGGACCTGTCCGACCATGTGGCACTGCAGCGTAGATTCCAGCGGGGCTTCGAGTCGGCCCCCCACGGGTGGGCGTTCGTTCACCTCGACGGCTGGATCACCGAGGCGAACGATGCGTTCTGCCAGATCGTGGGGCGGGACCGCGCCGAGGTCGTTGGCTGTTCACCGGCCGAGTTCATGTTTCCCGAGGACGCCGCCCGTCGGACACCATTCGCCGACATGCTCTGCGACGAGGCTCCTGACCGCTTCGAAACGAGGAAGCGGTACCGGCGTCCCGACGGAACGACCAGGTGGGCCGATCTGCACGTCGAGTTGGTCCGTGATCATCTCGGCCGGCCTGAGTACTTCTTCGGCACCGTGCAGGACATCACCCGGTGGGTCGATGCGACCGAGGCCGCCGAGCAGGCCGAGGAGGGGTACCGCGCGCTGCTCTTCGCCGTGGTCGGGTCGATCGGGGCGGCACTCGAAGTCCGCGACGCCTACACGGCGGGCCACCAGCGACGGGTCGCACTCCTGTCGGAGGCGATCGGACGTCAGCTCGGCCTCGACGAGTCGACGTGTGAGGGGCTCGGGGTCGGCGCGGCGCTGCACGACATCGGCAAGGTCGCGACGCCTGCGGAGATCCTGTTGAAGCCGGCAGCGCTCGACGCTGCCGAGTGCGCCATCGTCAGTCGACATCCCCGCGCCGGACACGACATCGTCTCCGACATCGAGTTCCCGTGGCCCGTGGCGACGATGATCCTGCAACACCACGAGCGCCTCGACGGGTCCGGCTACCCCGACGGGCTCCGTGGTCACGAGATCTGTCTCGAAGCCCGGATCCTCGCCGTGGCCGACACCGTCGAGACGATCGTCTCGCAGCGTCCGTACCGTCCGGCGAGACCCATCGATGAAGCGCTGGCGATAGTGGTCGACGAGAGCGACCGGCTCTTCGATCGCGAGGTCGTCGACGCCTGCGTCGACCTGTTCGCGTCGGGCTTCTCCCTCTAGCCACGGCGTGTGGGTGATCAGTGGGGCGTGGGCCGGCGTCGCTCACGAGCACGCACTGGTCGATCCCCGTTGGCGTCGCCAGAGTTGTCCTCGTTCCGTCTGCACGCCTCTCTTGTCTTCAACGTCGGCCGTCGTGCTGGCCGGCCGCGCCGACACCGAGATCACCGTGCACAACCCGTGGGGGGCGCTCGCTCTGGTCACACCGGCGTCCTGGGTCCTGTACACGGTGATGTCGAAGCCACTGACGACGCGGTTCTCGCCGATGATGGGCGTCGGTGTCGCGCTGGTCGCGGGCACGACGACGCTCGTACCGTTCCCGGCGCCCGGCCCGCAGCCGTCGCCGATGCTGCCGTCCCGTCGAAGGACGTCCCGACGACTCCCTAGGCGCTGCGATCTTCAGCCGCGGGCAGTTGGACGAAAGCGTGGCCACACCCGACCGTGGGCCGTGGTTCAATCGGGGCGTGGATGTCGCTGAGGTTCTCGTGGAGCTGTACGGACGTGTGCCGCCGCTCGCGCGCCAGGCCGTCGACGGTCTCGACCTCGAGCAGCTGAACCACCTGCCGGC
Encoded proteins:
- a CDS encoding helix-turn-helix domain-containing protein is translated as MRTYGQYCPIARTAEILAERWTPLIVRNLLFGAETFSAIAGGVPAMSRSTLVARLRELERAGVIETRPKPTGRGSLYSLTDGGRDLADTIYAMASWGERWVEIEPRHCDPGFALWAWCRVQLDRDVLPENRVVVAFRFPEERRGERDYWLLVQNRSAEVCHSDPGGDPGLWVESSSQAFVDWHRGARSWRDVTSSGDIRVHGSSDLARSFPRWNLHEPHPG
- a CDS encoding methyltransferase domain-containing protein; translated protein: MTDSQHGQVVAAAAEVYENFFVPALFGQFAEPLLDATGVEHGHRVLDVGCGTGIVARTAARRVGPDGAVTGLDPNPGMLDVARRTSPDLTWRDGFAEALPFDDGSFDRAVCQFALMFFRDRQRSLGEIARVVAAGGRVGVAVWSPVAESPGYAAMVDLLERLFGEDAASALRAPFILGTAKTLRTLLETALVDVDVTRIEGTARFASIEDWVHTDVRGWTLAELIDDDGEARLLRAARAEMTPFVEADGSVSFAAPALVGTGTVP
- a CDS encoding PAS domain S-box protein, which encodes MTTRDDDFHRRVLDVIGQPVVVVDADRRILYANRAASAVHGWAASDVLDVPTSEILPAMSPSDVGCFEDDLDAGRQWSGHTYLRDRSGVEFPALLTVSPVSDEETGHHDFYVGISADLSDHVALQRRFQRGFESAPHGWAFVHLDGWITEANDAFCQIVGRDRAEVVGCSPAEFMFPEDAARRTPFADMLCDEAPDRFETRKRYRRPDGTTRWADLHVELVRDHLGRPEYFFGTVQDITRWVDATEAAEQAEEGYRALLFAVVGSIGAALEVRDAYTAGHQRRVALLSEAIGRQLGLDESTCEGLGVGAALHDIGKVATPAEILLKPAALDAAECAIVSRHPRAGHDIVSDIEFPWPVATMILQHHERLDGSGYPDGLRGHEICLEARILAVADTVETIVSQRPYRPARPIDEALAIVVDESDRLFDREVVDACVDLFASGFSL